The following coding sequences are from one Panicum hallii strain FIL2 chromosome 5, PHallii_v3.1, whole genome shotgun sequence window:
- the LOC112893897 gene encoding IQ domain-containing protein IQM1-like yields the protein MTLRLLNTERNHLLSPKPHSPRRDGCSSPLRPSPSRKTMARGGLERSLSFKNWEAQVAPQEPEPAGAATGKSSGGGINGARPGTLALQPEPQSSPRRASPAAQAMIEFISPRPRVELDQAATRLQKIYKGHRTRRSLADGAIIAEELWWKTYDSVYLNIKSISFFDGEKQETAASRWSRAGKRIAKVGKGLSKDDKAQKLALQHWLEAIDPRHRYGHNLHLYYDIWSASSSCEPFFYWLDIGAGRDMHHPKCPRSKLYSQLIMYLGPNERAAYEVIVEEGRLLYKQNGELVNTNEESKWIFVLSTSRSLYVGQKRKGKFQHSSFLSGAATTAAGRLVAKEGVLKAIWPYSGHYLPTEENFREFIGFLEENSVDLANVKRCSVDDDEFPSFKKAPEQPAEEAEAPTAEAAAHDDEAVESQPVELPEVDIVKEAVAETAAGDEDAAGSKVMASRPSFKWSTPTGARIGCLRDYPADVQSMALEQVNLSPRVAPSPGAACRLPVPIPSPRPSPRIRLSPRLHYMGLPTPTGARLPVPSPASRRSPKQEFTGFQTPAVALTLPKHKAK from the exons ATGACTCTGAGGCTGCTCAACACAGAGCGCAACCACCTCCTCTCCCCGAAGCCGCACAGCCCCCGCCGGGATGGCTGCTCCTCGCCGCTGAGGCCGTCGCCCTCCCGCAAGACGATGGCGCGCGGCGGCCTCGAGCGCTCCCTCAGCTTCAAGAACTGGGAGGCGCAGGTAGCGCCTCAGGAGCCGGAGCCGGCGGGTGCAGCCACCGGCaaaagcagcggcggcggcatcaACGGCGCGCGCCCGGGGACCCTGGCGCTGCAGCCGGAGCCGCAGTCGAGCCCCCGGCGGGCGTCCCCGGCGGCGCAGGCCATGATCGAGTTCATCTCCCCGCGGCCCCGCGTGGAGCTCGACCAGGCCGCCACCAGGCTGCAGAAGATCTACAAGGGCCACCGCACGCGCCGGAGCCTCGCCGACGGCGCCATCATCGCCGAGGAGCTCTGGTGGAAGACCTACGACTCGGTTTACCTCAACATCAAGTCCATCTCCTTCTTCGACGGGGAGAAGCAGGAGACCGCCGCGTCGCGCTGGTCCAGGGCCGGCAAGAGGATCGCCAAGGTCGGCAAGGGGCTCTCCAAGGACGACAAGGCGCAGAAGCTCGCGCTCCAGCACTGGCTCGAGGCG attgaCCCGCGCCACCGCTACGGCCACAACCTCCACCTCTACTACGACATCTGGTCCGCCAGCTCCAGCTGCGAGCCCTTCTTCTACTGGCTGGACATCGGCGCCGGGAGAGACATGCATCACCCGAAGTGCCCAAGAAGCAAGCTTTACTCGCAGCTTATCATGTACCTCGGGCCG AACGAGAGGGCGGCGTACGAAGTCATCGTGGAGGAAGGGCGGCTGCTGTACAAGCAGAACGGAGAGTTGGTGAACACGAACGAGGAGTCCAAGTGGATCTTCGTGCTGAGCACGAGCAGGTCGCTCTACGTCGGGCAGAAGAGGAAGGGCAAGTTCCAGCACTCGAGCTTCCTGTCCGGGGccgccaccacggccgccggGAGGCTGGTCGCCAAGGAGGGCGTCCTCAAGGCGATCTGGCCCTACAGCGGTCACTACCTCCCGACGGAGGAGAACTTCAGGGAGTTCATCGGCTTCCTAGAGGAGAACAGCGTCGACCTCGCCAACGTCAAGCGGTGCTCGGTCGACGACGACGAGTTCCCGTCGTTCAAGAAGGCACCGGAGCAGCCGGCGGAGGAAGCCGAAGCGCCCACCGCTGAAGCCGCCGCGCACGATGATGAGGCCGTGGAGAGCCAACCGGTCGAGCTGCCCGAGGTGGACATCGTGAAGGAGGCGGTGGCCGAgacggccgccggcgacgaggacgCCGCGGGGTCGAAGGTGATGGCAAGCCGGCCGTCGTTCAAGTGGTCGACACCCACGGGTGCGCGCATCGGCTGCCTCCGGGACTACCCGGCCGACGTCCAGAGCATGGCTCTGGAGCAGGTGAACCTGTCGCCGCGGGTGGCGCCGTCCCCGGGCGCGGCCTGCAGGCTGCCGGTGCCGATCCCGTCGCCACGCCCCAGCCCGCGGATCAGGCTGTCGCCGCGGCTGCACTACATGGGGCTCCCGACCCCGACCGGCGCCAGGCTCCCGGTGCCGAGCCCGGCCAGCAGGCGGTCGCCCAAGCAGGAGTTCACGGGGTTCCAGACGCCGGCCGTGGCGCTCACGCTGCCCAAGCACAAGGCCAAGTGA
- the LOC112892050 gene encoding carbamoyl-phosphate synthase large chain, chloroplastic isoform X2: MATSLSTPSQLRPSPSQAGRRGHLLAPHPRVSVARRAAPADGADAVNVRRFPAAPTKAGRLEGVKKIMILGAGPIVIGQACEFDYSGTQACKALAEEGYEVVLINSNPATIMTDPDLAHRTYIGPMTPPLVERIIAAERPDALLPTMGGQTALNLAVSLAESGALDRLGVRLIGASLPAIRAAEDRQLFKQAMNRIGLKTPPSGIGTTLEECLAIAEDIGEFPLIVRPAFTLGGTGGGIAYNRAEFEDICRAGLAASHTQQVLIEKSLLGWKEYELEVMRDMADNVVIICSIENIDPMGVHTGDSITVAPAQTLTDKEYQRLRDYSVAIIREIGVECGGSNVQFAVNPADGEVMVIEMNPRVSRSSALASKATGFPIAKMAAKLSVGYTLDQIPNDITKKTPASFEPSIDYVVTKIPRFAFEKFPGSEPILTTQMKSVGEAMALGRTFQESFQKAVRSLETGFAGWGCGPIKELDWDWEKIKYSLRVPNPDRIHAIYAAFKKGMRVDDIHEISFIDKWFLTELKELVDVEQFLISRNLDQLSKDDLYQVKRRGFSDKQIAFATSSAESDVRSRRLALGVTPTYKRVDTCAAEFEANTPYMYSTYEYECESAPTNRKKVLILGGGPNRIGQGIEFDYCCCHASFALREAGFETIMMNSNPETVSTDYDTSDRLYFEPLTVEDVSNVLDLEHPDGIIVQFGGQTPLKLALPIQRYIEENKMVSASGNGNVKIWGTSPDSIDAAEDRKRFNAILEELGIEQPKGGIARSESDALAIASEIGYPVVVRPSYVLGGRAMEIVYNDEKLIKYLATAVQVDPERPVLVDKYLIDAVEIDVDALADSAGNVVIGGIMEHIEQAGIHSGDSACSLPTRTVSAQCLEVIRSWTTKLAKRLNVCGLMNCQYAISTSGEVFLLEANPRASRTVPFVSKAIGHPLAKYASLVMSGVTLPELGFTQEVVPKHISVKEAVLPFEKFQGCDILLGPEMRSTGEVMGIDYEFSGAFAKAQIAAGQKLTLSGTVFLSLNDLTKRHLAEIGRGFRDLGFNIIATSGTAKVLQLEGIPVEPVLKIHEGRPNARDMLKNGQIQVMVITSSGDALDSKDGLQLRRLALAYKVPIITTVDGARATMDAIKSLKNKSIETLALQDYFQTADASPDLQAAAQTTP; encoded by the exons ATGGCCACCTCGCTCTCCACCCCGTCCCAGCTCCGGCCCTCCCCCtcccaggccggccgccgcggccaccTCCTCGCCCCCCACCCGCGCGTCTCcgtcgcgcgcc gcgccgcgcccgccgaCGGCGCCGACGCCGTCAACGTGCGCCGCTTCCCGGCCGCGCCGACCAAGGCCGGCCGCCTGGAGGGCGTCAAGAAGATCATGATCCTCGGCGCGGGGCCCATCGTGATCGGCCAGGCGTGCGAGTTCGACTACTCGGGCACGCAGGCGTGCAAGGCGCTCGCCGAGGAAGGCTACGAGGTCGTGCTCATCAACTCCAACCCGGCCACCATCATGACCGACCCGGACCTCGCGCACCGCACCTACATCGGGCCCATGACGCCGCCGCTCGTCGAGCGCATCATCGCCGCCGAGCGCCCCGACGCGCTGCTCCCCACCATGGGAGGCCAGACCGCGCTCAACCTCGCCGTCTCGCTCGCCGAGTCGGGCGCGCTCGACCGCCTCGGCGTGCGCCTCATCGGCGCCTCCCTCCCAGCCATCCGCGCCGCCGAGGACCGACAGCTCTTCAAGCAGGCCATGAACCGCATCGGCCTCAAGACGCCGCCCTCCGGCATCGGCACCACGCTCGAGGAGTGCCTCGCCATCGCTGAGGATATCGGGGAGTTCCCGCTCATCGTGCGCCCGGCCTTCACGCTCGGCGGCACGGGCGGGGGCATCGCCTACAATAGGGCCGAGTTCGAGGACATCTGCAGGGCGGGGCTGGCCGCCTCGCACACGCAGCAGGTGCTCATCGAGAAGTCCCTCCTCGGGTGGAAGGAGTACGAGCTGGAGGTCATGCGCGACATGGCAGACAATGTCGTCATCATCTGCTCCATCGAGAACATCGACCCCATGGGTGTGCACACGGGAGACTCCATCACCGTGGCACCCGCGCAGACGctcactgacaaggagtaccagagGCTCAGGGACTACTCTGTGGCCATCATCAGGGAGATTGGTGTGGAGTGTGGTGGCTCCAATGTGCAATTTGCTGTGAATCCTGCGGACGGGGAGGTGATGGTCATCGAGATGAATCCAAGGGTGTCGAGGTCGTCGGCGCTTGCCTCAAAGGCCACAGGGTTTCCCATAGCCAAGATGGCTGCTAAGCTCTCAGTAGGTTACACTCTGGACCAGATTCCCAATGACATTACCAAGAAGACTCCTGCCAGCTTCGAGCCTTCCATTGATTATGTGGTCACGAAG ATACCACGCTTTGCATTTGAGAAATTCCCTGGCTCTGAGCCAATATTAACCACACAGATGAAGTCTGTTGGTGAGGCAATGGCACTGGGGCGTACCTTCCAAGAGTCTTTCCAGAAAGCTGTACGTTCACTAGAGACTGGCTTTGCAGGATGGGGTTGTGGACCTATCAAAGAACTTGACTGGGATTGGGAGAAGATAAAATATAGCTTGCGGGTACCTAACCCAGATCGTATCCATGCTATTTATGCAGCTTTCAAGAAAGGAATGAGGGTTGATGATATCCACGAAATTAGCTTTATTGACAAATGGTTCCTTACAGAGCTCAAGGAGCTAGTGGATGTTGAGCAGTTCCTTATATCAAGGAACCTAGATCAGTTGTCAAAGGATGACTTATATCAGGTGAAGAGGAGGGGTTTTAGTGACAAGCAAATTGCATTTGCTACTTCTTCAGCAGAAAGTGATGTGAGATCAAGGCGTTTGGCATTAGGTGTCACTCCAACATATAAGCGTGTTGACACTTGTGCTGCTGAGTTTGAAGCAAACACCCCTTACATGTACTCTACCTATGAATATGAATGCGAGTCAGCTCCAACCAATAGAAAGAAGGTGCTGATATTGGGTGGTGGGCCTAATCGCATAGGCCAGGGCATCGAGTTTGATTACTGCTGCTGTCATGCTTCATTTGCACTCCGAGAG GCTGGATTCGAGACTATTATGATGAACTCCAATCCTGAGACAGTCTCAACCGACTATGATACGAGTGACCGTTTGTACTTTGAGCCATTGACAGTTGAGGATGTATCAAATGTCCTTGATTTGGAGCACCCAGATGGTATAATTGTGCAATTTGGAGGACAAACTCCTCTAAAGCTTGCGCTACCTATACAACGGTATATAGAGGAGAACAAAATGGTTTCTGCTTCAGGCAACGGGAATGTTAAGATATGGGGAACATCACCAGATTCAATTGATGCTGCTGAGGACAGAAAAAGATTTAATGCAATTCTTGAAGAGCTTGGGATTGAACAGCCGAAGGGAGGGATTGCAAGAAGTGAGTCTGATGCCTTGGCAATTGCCTCAGAAATAGGCTACCCTGTTGTGGTCCGTCCGTCATATGTTCTAGGTGGACGGGCAATGGAGATTGTGTACAACGATGAAAAACTGATTAAGTACCTTGCAACTGCAGTGCAAGTAGATCCAGAACGGCCTGTTTTGGTGGACAAGTATCTAATTGATGCAGTTGAAATTGATGTTGATGCATTGGCTGACTCAGCTGGGAATGTTGTGATTGGTGGAATTATGGAGCACATTGAGCAGGCTGGTATTCATTCTGGTGACTCAGCATGTTCCCTGCCCACTAGAACAGTCTCAGCCCAGTGCCTAGAAGTTATCCGTTCATGGACCACAAAACTAGCAAAGCGTCTGAATGTCTGTGGACTGATGAACTGCCAGTATGCTATCTCTACTTCTGGCGAGGTGTTCCTGCTTGAGGCAAACCCAAGGGCTTCTCGTACTGTCCCTTTTGTGTCAAAGGCAATTGGTCATCCGTTGGCTAAGTATGCATCATTGGTCATGTCTGGTGTGACTTTGCCTGAACTTGGCTTCACTCAAGAAGTGGTTCCTAAGCATATATCTGTTAAGGAAGCTGTTCTTCCATTTGAGAAATTCCAAGGTTGTGACATTCTTCTCGGACCAGAGATGCGCAGCACTGGAGAGGTGATGGGCATTGACTACGAGTTCTCTGGTGCCTTTGCCAAGGCACAGATTGCTGCTGGACAGAAGCTCACCTTAAGTGGCACTGTGTTCCTTAGCTTGAACGACCTGACAAAACGGCACCTTGCTGAGATTGGGCGTGGATTCCGGGACCTTGGCTTCAACATCATCGCCACATCTGGAACAGCCAAAGTGCTCCAGCTCGAGGGCATCCCTGTGGAGCCAGTTCTGAAAATACATGAGGGGCGACCGAATGCCAGAGATATGCTGAAGAATGGTCAGATTCAGGTGATGGTGATAACAAGTTCTGGTGACGCACTAGACTCAAAAGATGGCCTCCAACTCCGCAGGCTGGCCCTCGCCTACAAGGTCCCAATAATCACAACTGTGGATGGGGCACGAGCAACCATGGATGCTATCAAGAGCCTGAAGAACAAGTCGATCGAGACCCTCGCCTTGCAAGATTACTTTCAAACTGCAGATGCGTCGCCTGACTTGCAAGCAGCGGCACAAACCACCCCTTAG
- the LOC112892050 gene encoding carbamoyl-phosphate synthase large chain, chloroplastic isoform X1, with protein sequence MATSLSTPSQLRPSPSQAGRRGHLLAPHPRVSVARRAAPRRAGALSVRAGAAPADGADAVNVRRFPAAPTKAGRLEGVKKIMILGAGPIVIGQACEFDYSGTQACKALAEEGYEVVLINSNPATIMTDPDLAHRTYIGPMTPPLVERIIAAERPDALLPTMGGQTALNLAVSLAESGALDRLGVRLIGASLPAIRAAEDRQLFKQAMNRIGLKTPPSGIGTTLEECLAIAEDIGEFPLIVRPAFTLGGTGGGIAYNRAEFEDICRAGLAASHTQQVLIEKSLLGWKEYELEVMRDMADNVVIICSIENIDPMGVHTGDSITVAPAQTLTDKEYQRLRDYSVAIIREIGVECGGSNVQFAVNPADGEVMVIEMNPRVSRSSALASKATGFPIAKMAAKLSVGYTLDQIPNDITKKTPASFEPSIDYVVTKIPRFAFEKFPGSEPILTTQMKSVGEAMALGRTFQESFQKAVRSLETGFAGWGCGPIKELDWDWEKIKYSLRVPNPDRIHAIYAAFKKGMRVDDIHEISFIDKWFLTELKELVDVEQFLISRNLDQLSKDDLYQVKRRGFSDKQIAFATSSAESDVRSRRLALGVTPTYKRVDTCAAEFEANTPYMYSTYEYECESAPTNRKKVLILGGGPNRIGQGIEFDYCCCHASFALREAGFETIMMNSNPETVSTDYDTSDRLYFEPLTVEDVSNVLDLEHPDGIIVQFGGQTPLKLALPIQRYIEENKMVSASGNGNVKIWGTSPDSIDAAEDRKRFNAILEELGIEQPKGGIARSESDALAIASEIGYPVVVRPSYVLGGRAMEIVYNDEKLIKYLATAVQVDPERPVLVDKYLIDAVEIDVDALADSAGNVVIGGIMEHIEQAGIHSGDSACSLPTRTVSAQCLEVIRSWTTKLAKRLNVCGLMNCQYAISTSGEVFLLEANPRASRTVPFVSKAIGHPLAKYASLVMSGVTLPELGFTQEVVPKHISVKEAVLPFEKFQGCDILLGPEMRSTGEVMGIDYEFSGAFAKAQIAAGQKLTLSGTVFLSLNDLTKRHLAEIGRGFRDLGFNIIATSGTAKVLQLEGIPVEPVLKIHEGRPNARDMLKNGQIQVMVITSSGDALDSKDGLQLRRLALAYKVPIITTVDGARATMDAIKSLKNKSIETLALQDYFQTADASPDLQAAAQTTP encoded by the exons ATGGCCACCTCGCTCTCCACCCCGTCCCAGCTCCGGCCCTCCCCCtcccaggccggccgccgcggccaccTCCTCGCCCCCCACCCGCGCGTCTCcgtcgcgcgccgcgccgccccgcgccgcgccggcgccctctccgtgcgcgccggcgccgcgcccgccgaCGGCGCCGACGCCGTCAACGTGCGCCGCTTCCCGGCCGCGCCGACCAAGGCCGGCCGCCTGGAGGGCGTCAAGAAGATCATGATCCTCGGCGCGGGGCCCATCGTGATCGGCCAGGCGTGCGAGTTCGACTACTCGGGCACGCAGGCGTGCAAGGCGCTCGCCGAGGAAGGCTACGAGGTCGTGCTCATCAACTCCAACCCGGCCACCATCATGACCGACCCGGACCTCGCGCACCGCACCTACATCGGGCCCATGACGCCGCCGCTCGTCGAGCGCATCATCGCCGCCGAGCGCCCCGACGCGCTGCTCCCCACCATGGGAGGCCAGACCGCGCTCAACCTCGCCGTCTCGCTCGCCGAGTCGGGCGCGCTCGACCGCCTCGGCGTGCGCCTCATCGGCGCCTCCCTCCCAGCCATCCGCGCCGCCGAGGACCGACAGCTCTTCAAGCAGGCCATGAACCGCATCGGCCTCAAGACGCCGCCCTCCGGCATCGGCACCACGCTCGAGGAGTGCCTCGCCATCGCTGAGGATATCGGGGAGTTCCCGCTCATCGTGCGCCCGGCCTTCACGCTCGGCGGCACGGGCGGGGGCATCGCCTACAATAGGGCCGAGTTCGAGGACATCTGCAGGGCGGGGCTGGCCGCCTCGCACACGCAGCAGGTGCTCATCGAGAAGTCCCTCCTCGGGTGGAAGGAGTACGAGCTGGAGGTCATGCGCGACATGGCAGACAATGTCGTCATCATCTGCTCCATCGAGAACATCGACCCCATGGGTGTGCACACGGGAGACTCCATCACCGTGGCACCCGCGCAGACGctcactgacaaggagtaccagagGCTCAGGGACTACTCTGTGGCCATCATCAGGGAGATTGGTGTGGAGTGTGGTGGCTCCAATGTGCAATTTGCTGTGAATCCTGCGGACGGGGAGGTGATGGTCATCGAGATGAATCCAAGGGTGTCGAGGTCGTCGGCGCTTGCCTCAAAGGCCACAGGGTTTCCCATAGCCAAGATGGCTGCTAAGCTCTCAGTAGGTTACACTCTGGACCAGATTCCCAATGACATTACCAAGAAGACTCCTGCCAGCTTCGAGCCTTCCATTGATTATGTGGTCACGAAG ATACCACGCTTTGCATTTGAGAAATTCCCTGGCTCTGAGCCAATATTAACCACACAGATGAAGTCTGTTGGTGAGGCAATGGCACTGGGGCGTACCTTCCAAGAGTCTTTCCAGAAAGCTGTACGTTCACTAGAGACTGGCTTTGCAGGATGGGGTTGTGGACCTATCAAAGAACTTGACTGGGATTGGGAGAAGATAAAATATAGCTTGCGGGTACCTAACCCAGATCGTATCCATGCTATTTATGCAGCTTTCAAGAAAGGAATGAGGGTTGATGATATCCACGAAATTAGCTTTATTGACAAATGGTTCCTTACAGAGCTCAAGGAGCTAGTGGATGTTGAGCAGTTCCTTATATCAAGGAACCTAGATCAGTTGTCAAAGGATGACTTATATCAGGTGAAGAGGAGGGGTTTTAGTGACAAGCAAATTGCATTTGCTACTTCTTCAGCAGAAAGTGATGTGAGATCAAGGCGTTTGGCATTAGGTGTCACTCCAACATATAAGCGTGTTGACACTTGTGCTGCTGAGTTTGAAGCAAACACCCCTTACATGTACTCTACCTATGAATATGAATGCGAGTCAGCTCCAACCAATAGAAAGAAGGTGCTGATATTGGGTGGTGGGCCTAATCGCATAGGCCAGGGCATCGAGTTTGATTACTGCTGCTGTCATGCTTCATTTGCACTCCGAGAG GCTGGATTCGAGACTATTATGATGAACTCCAATCCTGAGACAGTCTCAACCGACTATGATACGAGTGACCGTTTGTACTTTGAGCCATTGACAGTTGAGGATGTATCAAATGTCCTTGATTTGGAGCACCCAGATGGTATAATTGTGCAATTTGGAGGACAAACTCCTCTAAAGCTTGCGCTACCTATACAACGGTATATAGAGGAGAACAAAATGGTTTCTGCTTCAGGCAACGGGAATGTTAAGATATGGGGAACATCACCAGATTCAATTGATGCTGCTGAGGACAGAAAAAGATTTAATGCAATTCTTGAAGAGCTTGGGATTGAACAGCCGAAGGGAGGGATTGCAAGAAGTGAGTCTGATGCCTTGGCAATTGCCTCAGAAATAGGCTACCCTGTTGTGGTCCGTCCGTCATATGTTCTAGGTGGACGGGCAATGGAGATTGTGTACAACGATGAAAAACTGATTAAGTACCTTGCAACTGCAGTGCAAGTAGATCCAGAACGGCCTGTTTTGGTGGACAAGTATCTAATTGATGCAGTTGAAATTGATGTTGATGCATTGGCTGACTCAGCTGGGAATGTTGTGATTGGTGGAATTATGGAGCACATTGAGCAGGCTGGTATTCATTCTGGTGACTCAGCATGTTCCCTGCCCACTAGAACAGTCTCAGCCCAGTGCCTAGAAGTTATCCGTTCATGGACCACAAAACTAGCAAAGCGTCTGAATGTCTGTGGACTGATGAACTGCCAGTATGCTATCTCTACTTCTGGCGAGGTGTTCCTGCTTGAGGCAAACCCAAGGGCTTCTCGTACTGTCCCTTTTGTGTCAAAGGCAATTGGTCATCCGTTGGCTAAGTATGCATCATTGGTCATGTCTGGTGTGACTTTGCCTGAACTTGGCTTCACTCAAGAAGTGGTTCCTAAGCATATATCTGTTAAGGAAGCTGTTCTTCCATTTGAGAAATTCCAAGGTTGTGACATTCTTCTCGGACCAGAGATGCGCAGCACTGGAGAGGTGATGGGCATTGACTACGAGTTCTCTGGTGCCTTTGCCAAGGCACAGATTGCTGCTGGACAGAAGCTCACCTTAAGTGGCACTGTGTTCCTTAGCTTGAACGACCTGACAAAACGGCACCTTGCTGAGATTGGGCGTGGATTCCGGGACCTTGGCTTCAACATCATCGCCACATCTGGAACAGCCAAAGTGCTCCAGCTCGAGGGCATCCCTGTGGAGCCAGTTCTGAAAATACATGAGGGGCGACCGAATGCCAGAGATATGCTGAAGAATGGTCAGATTCAGGTGATGGTGATAACAAGTTCTGGTGACGCACTAGACTCAAAAGATGGCCTCCAACTCCGCAGGCTGGCCCTCGCCTACAAGGTCCCAATAATCACAACTGTGGATGGGGCACGAGCAACCATGGATGCTATCAAGAGCCTGAAGAACAAGTCGATCGAGACCCTCGCCTTGCAAGATTACTTTCAAACTGCAGATGCGTCGCCTGACTTGCAAGCAGCGGCACAAACCACCCCTTAG